Sequence from the Rutidosis leptorrhynchoides isolate AG116_Rl617_1_P2 chromosome 3, CSIRO_AGI_Rlap_v1, whole genome shotgun sequence genome:
cccacagacatttTGACTtgtctcagggtttgggaacaaaatacgccaCGTATTTACTGCCAaaccttgctctgataccaacttgtaacaccgaccatttttttttaaaacacagaggaagactttattaacaaacacaatataagtcacgtcattacataatccgtgtaattacgtttaagtttacacaacggtgttacgttattacaaaacattatttatacaaaagtccacatcagagttgggttgtcaaacatgtcttctgcaacagcacccatcccgactagcagtacctaaacctgcaaggggagaatatgtgggggattagcgcaccgctaagtgaatggaatctatctaacagatatagcttaagccacacacaagctatatactaacaacaacacttgctaactaccaactagcatacaataagacaatacgaggatcggcggcttgtacgagcacacgactatcagctgatcgggcctgagtctaccgatagtccctgctactcaattcacagtatagttatccagatgcagggggtgcatcgttcacactatactccacaattagtagcctatggacccaacctcccctacgcacggttgacctcatacggactctaacctctcctaggcacgatctcgagtccccagtctccctaggcccgactggtgccattcaaacagtgtacacataattcacatacaacattaggcatactatattattctaacatggcaatttctacactatgcatggtaaaagagtcaatcacagtagcatgatatgctacttaaactctatccgaagatagacccactcaccaaataccagcaactagctcagataatttatcactgagcggcttccttatccttatcacctgaacataaggcaaatcaagttagtttctgtccgttaacacaaaacagcacagtacagaaaatcagtcacaaaaagcgccgctaaaagtccacctaacacttatgcactttcaaaatttatattctgaacaccaaaatacaaacgggcagcataacagctagaaaATGGCACTTTggtaaatattctgccctggacactcagtcggtcgactgacactgacagtcggtcgactgtcgacacaaccggtcgactgacctttccattcggtcgattcatttggtattacatcaatcggccgaaggtaaatctcagtcggtcggttcactaaacaatcggtcggttgaaccctcagtcggtcaactgtcgaccgacagtcggccgactgtgttcatctttctcagaaactgaacaaaggctacggacttcacgatgaaatccttaaatctcgatctagagctcgttttaaacaccaaaatcgaccacaacttgttaactacttgttatagactcaaaacccacaacaatttgaccataacaacacttaaatcacttgttttaacacaaattcaagctttttacaaaactcacacaaaacatgaatttaacaatgaattgaacacaaaaacatatgtttcttaccttgatagactcagtaaacgataacaaacacgattctaacaccaatttgagctcaagatcaatgtttaaggattagggtttggtagatgggagggatgaaggtacggtgttttagtgaattttctagaaatgggaagaaaatacagtacactagtcacttaattgggtttaattcccacactgtacaacacacgggtatttatcagttatctgatatctttcatacctcgttaggcggccctaacggagtccaaattaaataaacaaacttgttctgtaacccttgtcacaaactggtcttagccaattaataaaataacactattcacataattaaaataaaagcatataaaacacataataaaaccttaagggcaaaaatagtccacttacaactagctcgggtttcagtctgttacacaaaGTAGAAATATGCTACTCAatataggaaataccatcaaatgctATATTACCTGATCACCACATTCAGTTGATTACCTTATAACAAATTGTAATAAGCAGTTACTTATAAAGAGATGAACTACTAAACATTAAAgagtaaaatacaaaataatatatatatatatatatatatatatatatatatatatatatatatatatatatatatatatatatatataatcatttattcCAATTGTGAATGATATTTAATGCTTGTACATGGCATTCAAGCTTACGAGAGTTATAGTTTTTCTACATTATATTACAACCACCCCATAGATCTTTGCTTTTCATAAGAGTCTATCTACATTAGATTTTGCAACCACTAACCAATCATCAAAATTCTTACCGTAAGAACATCATTGAAATATCATAGCATAAATACATAACCTAACACATACCTTGTTAGATCTTCAAACGCAATTCAGCAAAGATTTATCATCTTGTCAAAAAGCGTATTAGTTTCAATGGTTGCCATCGATCATTTCAGTCACAAACCACAAAATTAAACCACATAAGAaaaacatatactaaattaatcaaAATTCGTAATTAAAACAGCAAAGCAAAGATGGAAGCTTAGTTAATTAGATCAGGCACCAAGTTTACACAATCTTTGTGGCCTTTATATGTAGGTATAAGAAAGAACATAAAAAAGACATCATGAAGGTTAGTAATTTAGTACCTGAAAGGGATATCGTAAGGTTAGTAAATCAGTACAAAAGCAACTTACTCCGTATTACTTAAAAAATTAATGATCAAAACATATACGACAATAAATCGATTAGTTTCTGCATCAAAACAGATTCAATACACTTACAATCAACAATGATCAATTAAACTAACAATGGAAACATATACGtagtaaaatttaaattaaaaCGATACCCGTATAGCAGAAGGATCGGAGCAAAAACAACCAGGTGCAACAAATCAAATCAGGATTGCAATAATCTCAAGTGTTCAAGATTAGGGATAACCTGTTTCGAAGATTAGGGCAAATCACAAATGATCAAGAATCACAGATTATATGATTTATGGGGTCGAATGATCAAGAATTCTTCTGGCGTCAATTGAGGCGATCTAGGAATTGTGGTGTGTGTTTTTTAGGGTTTTGATGAAAGGTAGACGTTGTTGTTTCAAGAAACGAACAgagataaataattaatataagttttttaattgtaaaataaatatatttatgacatcaagtaattttttctttttatttttgacttTTTTTTTCTTACAAAAGAAATTACTCTTTTATGATGTctatcattttagcaatataataaaAACTATAGAAGATAGATTCTATCTAATTCTAATTTATTGAAAGAGAAAAAATGAACAACTATAATAATGAGATAcaacagaaatgtatatatatatatatatatatatatatatatatatatatatatatatatatatatatatatatatatatatatatatatatatatatatatatatatatatatatatatatatatataaacaaaacaaATAACACAAATCAACCTCTTGTAGTAGTGTATAATAAAGGCCCAATTGAGATGGGGTGAATCAAATACGTTTAAAACCACACAAAAGTCTTCCAACCTTTCAAAAGCTATACACACCATTTAAAATACACATCTCTGAATACTAACTTTTTGCTATGCTTCTCCATTACCCTATAAACTTTTATCAACAGTTTTGGTAATGTAGTGCAGTAATAATTAGCAATTTCCCCATAAGTCTTCCCAATAACAGCCACGATACTTTGATCACGCTGCTCTGAATGACCACACCCATTTCTAATGGCACGTAACAGCCTACACATGCTAGTTTCGGAGTAACCATTGTAATATTTAAGTGTGCACAAGGGTTCGATATTCAACGTATCACCCCAATTATTACCATAAACATCGTTACCAAGTTTTTCTATTGCACGCAATAAAGCACCTTTTTCATATTCTATAACATCGCTTGACATCTTTAAAAATGATGCACACTTATCTTGATCAAAAACACATGGATGACCGAATACTTCTGCAGTTGTTGGGCTAGTTGATGGGCTGGAGAACAAAAATAAATGTATCCATTATTTAAGttaatatcattttatttattgaaaTTGAAATGCAAGCTCACACCCTCATGCGaaaaaaatatgaatatatatatatatatatatatatatatatatatataatatatatatatatatatatatatatatatatatatatatatatatatatatatatatatatatatatatatatatatagggcaggatcaatggggaagtaactaatcggggggaagcaaaaaaaaatcgttttttgaaaaaactttgttcacgaacattatagattggatgaaaataagaacatttagaaaagacacttcgtgatgaatgttattattttggcgggaaaacgatcgataaaattcaagataatattgttcgtgaagaatgttaacgtttttttttaatgttttgtgaagtaaaatttagtccgatttagagtttagggtttagggtttagggtttagggtttggtgttttaagtttattccataaacccaaaacaccaaaccctaaaccctaaaccctaaactctaaaccgttcgtgttaaaaactcaatctaaatcctaaatctaaaccctaaatctaaacccgaaaccctaaatttctaaaccctaatatctaaaccatataaaccttaatatctaaaccctaatatctaaaccctaatgtctaaaacctcaacatacgctcgaaaaacacgataattgttatatattacttcttcgagcgttttcccgccaaaataataacattcatcacgaagtgtcttttctaaatgttcttattttcatccaatctataatgttcgtgaacaaagttttttcaaaaaacgaaaaaaaaaattgcttccccccgctcccccccgattggttactttttctcttgatcctaccactatatatatatatatatatatatatatatatatatatatatatatatatatatatatatatatatatatatatatatatatatatatatatatatatagcccctTGATTGTAGGGAGTTTAAGTTAATTTCATATCCATTACTTAACAATGTGgtttgaaattacaataattagaagaaaaaaaatgactatGTAATTAGATGTATAACTTGTTCATGGGCCAATATCACTACTATATTTATTTTAGTTCTAAAAaagatgattatgaatataaaagtTTTTTGAGTTAGATACAACTAAATCGTAGTCCGAATGAAAAAAGATATGACCAAAATGGTGAAGGTTTGTTGAATATGCGAGTTGTCACCGTTTTCATCATATCTTCTTTTATACTGACTCTGATTTAGTTAATTCAAAAGCTTAGATGATGATGTGCATAGCCCATCATGTTTGGTCATTGCACTGGCACTTGGGCTTGACATGTGAAAGGCCCACGAGTCTTTCCAAAATCCCTAATTCCTCCTCTATAAATAAAAGAGTCATCCTCTCATTTTGGGGATCTCACTCTCTCTCCCTCTCATCCTTCTCCTACACAATTCACAAGGGTTTTTGCATTTAAAGGCTTTTTTTCCCTTCGGCTGATCTATCCCGACTAACCGGACGGCCGTCAACCATTAACCACCCTATCGAGATCCTCATCTCGATTCGGGTTATCGCGGTACACCAGACCAGAGTGTTGATGTCGTTGACCCCTAAAACCCCTCTCTCGTTGCTCAAGCGTATCTTTGCCCTAGTTGCGGATTTATGCTTGAACATCAGACACGCGCGTAACTCAACAAGGCTAAAAGTTTCATTTTTGTTGTGCGGGCCTAGGCCCCTCTCTGCCCTCACTGAGCTTCATCCTTGTTACCAACTAATATAGTTTATGTTCGACTCAATGATCGCATTTAATGATTTAAACTACTAATTAAAGTATAGTGGTCATACCTTGACTGTAACACCCAACTCGACATGGAATTCAAAtgttataaaaatttataaataacTTAAATTACCGAAAATACttaaattgcataaaattaaaTAAGTCCAAAACAACCATAATTTTGTCCATAAAATAATTAAACCTTAAATCttatttaattaaaaataaaaatctttaaaAGATATCTTCAACAATTCCTGTATCAACCCTGATTACCTGCcgtagaagaagaaaaaaaactaCGGCTGAGCCAAATCCCCAGTGAACGGATATAAAATAACGAAAGTAATTTAAGGAGTAAAAAAaacatttttatcttcaaacaaacGAAGTTATGAGATGACAAAATTTATAGTTCATATAAGATCTTAACAATAGTATTTTCCAATCAACTAAAAACCAAATAATATAAAGTCGAAAATTCATAGTGTCATAAGTATCATATCGAGCTCCTACAAAACGCATACGTTTGCATGTCAAATCATAAGGACAACACACAACCACCAGATAATTTGTACATAAGACCTGCAGATCCAAATGTACCCTACAAATATGCACCCTACAATGTGAAATGGTGTGCAGGCACAACACAACCACTCACCCTACCGAATCCAACAAATCCTACAACGAATCAATCGCCACACACAAAGTCACATCCCCGGTGCCCCCAAAAGATGTGATTAATAGCTCGAAATAACACAAATCAAAACCATATCATAACCGACCCAAAAATAGTTTCATAAAGCATAGTTTGATTGACACAAATAATCACGAATAAATCATTAGTCTTGAAACACAAATCAAATTTTAAATCATACAAAACTCAACTTAAAATTTTATAATCGAATAACGCTGAACTAATCATAAGAATTAAAAACGATATTTAAATAGTTTGAGAAGAACAAGAATCCGTACCATAAACTATTGAAATCTTACGTACCGAAAGCACTTATCTATATTCAATCCAATCTATAAACATATACACGTGTAAGTGCCTTTCTACAATATGTACGAATCTAAAGCTAACGAACTAAAGGAGATTGTTAAGTTATTTAATATTCGTTGTGCTCCAAATGAACTAATTAAAAATGTATAACTAATAAATAAAAAACTCACCAATTTGTTCCTGTTCTTCCCTATGGCCGCAGAAAGAAAAAGTAGACACAAACACCCTAGTTAATCTTATCTTATGCTACTATGCTAGGGTTATTATGTACTCCGTATAAATATGTGAAAACCATTCTTACCACGCATGCGAAGATTGCAACAATAACAATGCATGTTCGATTCTCGGGCCTGGCATGCTGTGgggaaatgggtgatggtgtttcgccaggctccagtgggctaccagggaccgctggatgggttgacaaagtcaacacagggctaacatgtccctgccgatacacatgtttttgcAACAAAATATGTGAAAATTAAGATTGAGATAAATACTATCTTGAAGCCCATGTTAATCGTTCCAGACTTCCAGCCCATGTGGTATTCTTcttgttaatttattatttatttacttttcaATTCAAACAAAAATCGTTACCTTAAGAGTGCATGTACCATCTTATTACTtttcatttattattttatattaaaaaaacgttatattactattatttagtagtattattatgtcACTTCTAAATTTATAAATAAACTTTATCAAACATATTCGGTGACTTGATATCCTATCTTTGTTTTctatatataagttattattattattatataaatataaatttcaggTATTTACATTGACGGTTTACGAAGAAGGACATCATAAATGAGGTCATGAAGTTCGAGATGGTCGTCTCGGAGATCACATCCTGCTGTTTTAATAGCGACATCATCCTTAAGTGTGTCCTTCAACGGAAATTGACCCTCGGTGAGCGTGAAGAAACACAAGTGCCCTAAATCAGCAAAATCATCCGCGATACTACCACAACCTATCAATTGCCAAAGATGGAAACATGAGATTTTGTTTTCCGTTCACCTTTTTAAAATTGCAAGGATAAATATTTTGTTTAGAATATTATATCAGTAAATAAACGAAAGAAAAAATAACAAGTGGTTGACAAATTAGCTTAAACATGAATGCACTAACATGATCATATTGAATTCATACAAATATAGTTGAAATCTGTAAAGATGCCTTACCTGTCATATCGGTGATCTTGGCAGTATAAGAACCTGGAGAGAGACCTTTACATATCTTGACATTAGAAGGATTCAAATCGCCGTGAAAGATTCCAAGTTGATGTAAAGATAAGAGTCCATTAGTTGCATCCCTGCATTTAATAATTGCCatgaaaaaaaaatgatgaaatcACATAATTAATACGATGAGCCCCATCAAGAGGTAAATTTTAAAGCCTTCTACTACTGAAAGGGTCTCTCACTTTTTTCGTATCCCCGGGCGGGCGGTTAAAAGCGTCATACTAACATGTTGAAAGTCACTCGACTTGTTATCAACAAACAAAACCTTTATAAAAGGGTATTGATGTTTTCTAATGA
This genomic interval carries:
- the LOC139901714 gene encoding serine/threonine-protein kinase/endoribonuclease IRE1-like translates to MVIDPKGTLCMWKGPFIDYNLIIRGLGRFSTSKPTFKPINQQKDGVYNYLIDVEDGHFYVTEKNSISKLLSSVDSEISVGPKTAILKSDGEASSSSSTPTTDGLQLSGSDLDVFGQSLNLCSPLTLTSGDERLRQLSSFHYAIFQIPGDLLGKPILPDIEFLTPCNRTSLRNGTCSDRPALTRQISKVNASDSDLKEVKILQACIGQPNVLLSLIVEDDHFYNVVIKPYICSLDDIISSPDHPLAGKTKDFLRDATNGLLSLHQLGIFHGDLNPSNVKICKGLSPGSYTAKITDMTGCGSIADDFADLGHLCFFTLTEGQFPLKDTLKDDVAIKTAGCDLRDDHLELHDLIYDVLLRKPSIPSTSPTTAEVFGHPCVFDQDKCASFLKMSSDVIEYEKGALLRAIEKLGNDVYGNNWGDTLNIEPLCTLKYYNGYSETSMCRLLRAIRNGCGHSEQRDQSIVAVIGKTYGEIANYYCTTLPKLLIKVYRVMEKHSKKLVFRDVYFKWCV